One genomic segment of Paraburkholderia hospita includes these proteins:
- a CDS encoding DUF3348 domain-containing protein, protein MVQAPQRTAVSGPTLVRLLARLTTADVPASSQSLSDQLSQWLGWTDAIALSTALNSAPPAVASGARGAGSVEHECARVRASLADAIAGDSMLAPRRRRSAAHAQNAQQPEAEASYADFRQCYLALQQSMETRIGSLRGRLRNMVAAQTSEMTRLAVVDAIMERSLGARERSLFGAVPGLLSGHFERLRQAAQAAQDEQDALAAAATTATGTGSQAAPRPGAWLDVFRKDMQSVLLAELDIRFQPVEGLLAALRIS, encoded by the coding sequence ATGGTTCAAGCCCCTCAGCGCACGGCGGTCAGCGGTCCGACGCTCGTCCGTCTGCTCGCGCGCCTGACTACCGCCGACGTTCCCGCCTCCAGCCAGTCGCTGTCGGACCAGTTGAGCCAATGGCTCGGCTGGACAGACGCGATTGCGTTGTCGACGGCGCTCAACAGTGCGCCGCCCGCCGTCGCGTCCGGCGCGCGGGGCGCGGGCAGCGTCGAGCACGAGTGCGCGCGGGTGCGCGCGTCGCTGGCGGACGCGATTGCCGGCGACAGCATGCTCGCGCCGCGCCGGCGACGCAGCGCCGCGCATGCGCAGAATGCGCAGCAGCCGGAAGCGGAAGCCAGTTACGCGGACTTTCGCCAGTGCTATCTGGCGTTGCAGCAGTCGATGGAAACGCGCATCGGCAGTCTGCGCGGGCGGCTGCGCAACATGGTGGCGGCACAGACGTCGGAGATGACGCGGCTCGCGGTGGTCGACGCGATCATGGAGCGGTCGCTCGGCGCGCGCGAGCGCAGCCTGTTCGGCGCGGTGCCGGGTCTGCTTAGCGGTCATTTCGAGCGCCTACGCCAAGCCGCACAGGCCGCACAGGATGAGCAGGACGCTCTGGCCGCTGCTGCCACCACGGCCACTGGGACCGGGAGTCAAGCCGCACCCCGGCCCGGCGCGTGGCTAGACGTGTTCCGCAAGGACATGCAGAGCGTGTTGCTTGCCGAACTCGATATTCGTTTTCAACCGGTCGAAGGGCTGCTGGCTGCCCTTCGCATCAGCTAA